CGGCGGGCGCCCCGGTGCACCTGACCGCGGTCGAGCCGCCCGTCGGCACGCCTGCGGTTGCCCCGACCTCTCCCGTCGCGCCGGTGCAGCCGCCCGCGGCCGTGCAGCCGGTCGTGCCGCCTGCCGCTGCGTGGCCGCCGGTCGCGCCCGCTGCGCCCGTCGCACCCGTGGCGCCGGTCGCACCCGTGGCGCCGGCCGCCGCCTGGCCGCCTGCCGCGCCCGTGGCGCCCGCGGCGCCGGCCGCCGCCTGGCCGCCGGTCGCGCCGGTCGCGCCTGCCGCGCCCGCCGCGCCCGCCGCGCCCGCCGCACCCGCCGCCGCGTGGCCGCCGGTCGCTCCTGCTGCGCCGGTCGCGCCCGCGGCTCCGACCGCTGCCCCGGCGATGCCGACGACTCCGCCCGGGCCGGTCACGCCGACCGCGCCGTTCGCACTCACCTGGGGCTCGCAAGAGGAACTCTCCTCCGAAGACGCGATCCGGGCGGCGTTCCGGAGCCTTTCCGAGCCGACGAGCGACAACCCAGGCGCCGTGGCCTCAGCAACGCTGCCCGCCGAGCCGCAGGCTCCGGCCGCCGCCCAGGCTCCGGCTGCCCCGCAAGCGCCGGCCGAGTCGTCGGTTCCGGCCGAGTCGCCCTTCGCCGGCTTCGCGCCCCCGCCCGTGGCACGGCAGTCGTTCACCCCCGTGCAGCCGGCAGCACCGGTCGCACCCGAGCCGCCGGCCGCGCCCGTCGTGCCGGTGCATCCGACCGCATCGTCGACCGCGCCGGCCGCGTGGGACACCCGTGGCCCTGCGACCCAGCCGGCGGTCACGTCGTCGGCGTCACCGGCCTCGCCGTTCGACGACGAACTGTGGGCGGCGCTCCAGGAACCCGAGCAGCCGTCTGCGGCCCCGGTTCCGCCCGTGGTCCAGGCTCCGGTCGCCCCGGTGCGCATGGAGGCTCCGGTCGCCCCGGTGCCTCCGGCGGCCCCGTTCGAGCAGATCCGGCCGGCTGTTCCGGCTGCCGAGGTCGCCCCCGAGGCGCCGCTCGAGCAGCCGCGTCCCGAGCGCGACCGGTTCGCGGCATTCGCCGCCGACACCACCGATCCGTTCGCCGCACTCACCGCCACCCGGGCGATTCCGATCCAGCCAGCAGCAGCCGCAGCCGCAGCAGCGGCGTCGGCGTCGGCGCAGACGGCACCGGCACCGGCGGAACCCCCGGTGCCGCAGTTCGGGCGTGGCGCGAGCTCGGTCGCGCCCGAGTCCGCGCCCCGGACCGAACCCGAGGCCCGCAGCGGGTTCCCCTTCCTCGAGGTGCGCGGCACGGCCGCAGCGCAGGAGGACGCCGTGGTCGGTGTTCCCGCTCGCGAGGCGAGTGCGTTCAACACGACCCCGTTCCCGGCATTCGCCTCGGCGACCGGAGGCGACGACGACCCGACGCGAGAGCCGCCGGCCCCGGTCGACGACCTGCTCGCGTCGCTCGGCGGCGGTGCACCACGTTCCCGCTCCGCGGAGCCGACACTCCCTCCGGGTGGCACCACCCCGGTGGCCCCGGCCGGGCCGACGGGTCTCGACGCGCTCGGGCTGGGCTTCGGCGACGATGACGATGACGATGACGATGACGTTTCCGAACCTCCCGCGCCGGTCGCGGACGACCGGGCGTCCTCCGGCATCCGGGGTCGATTCTTCCGGGGCGCTCGCGACGATGACGAGCCCGCCCCCGCCCCCGGGCACGACGGCATCGAGGCTGAAGGCGCCGACGACGAGTCGTCGATCGCACGTGAGATGGCCGACACCGGGTACTTCTGGAATCTGACGCCGGATCCGAACGCCGAAGACCCGAAGGACACCCCCGTCTCGGTGGCGACCGCGTTCCTGGGCGACGCCGCGGCCGAGGGCCCGGCCCCGACCGACCTGTTCGCGGCCGACGACGCGGAGCCCGCGTGGGACGACGAAGCCGGCGTCGGGACAACCGATCCGGAGTGGTCGTTCACCGGCGACACGGCACCCGGCGACACGGCACCCGGCCCCGACGACACGGCGCCGTATGGCGACGACCTCCGTCTCCCCGCAGCAGCGGCGGAGTCCGACCAGCGGCACGCGTACGAGGCGTCCGACGATGACGAGCTGAGCGCGCTGTTCGGCGGGGCCGCCGCAGCCTCGGCGGCCCCAAGCGATCCGTTCGGCGCTCCGAGCGGCCGGCAGCCCGTGGCATCCGGCTTCGCGGCGGCCCCGTCGCAGGGCTCCGGCGGCGGCATCGGTCCGCAGCGCAATGGCGGTGCCGGAGGCGTCGGAGGCACGGCCGGCAACGACGGCCCCGGCCGCGGCGGTGCCGGCGGTGGTGCCGGCGGTGGCGCCTCGAAGCCCCCGACAGGCGGCAGCCGCACCACGCGCACGCTGATCTGGGTCGCCGGCGGACTCGTCGCGCTGCTCGTGCTCGCCGGGCTCTACTTCTTCGGCACCCAGCTCGCCGGTGGGGGAGGCGGGCAGGCCAGTGACAGCCCGTCCGCGAGCACCTCCGAGACGCCCGTCGCCGCGCCGACCGCCCCGCAGCCCGCCGGTGCGCACGCGTGGGACACCCTCTTCGGCGGCGAGTGCATCGAGCCGTTCGAGTCGGTCTGGGCCGAGGAGTTCACCGTCATCGACTGCGCGACGCCGCACGCCGCGCAGCTCGTGTATCGCGGTACACTGCCGGGCGACGAGGCGGCACCCTTCCCGGGTGAGGCCGCGCTCGCCGAGCAGATGCCCGGACTGTGTCGCGCGGTCGGCGTCTTCGACCCCGCGCTCGTCGCCGGCATTCCCGACCTGCAGGTGCAGGGCAGCTTCCCCGTGACCGAGGAGCAGTGGGCCGAGGGTCAGCGCACCTACTACTGCTTCGCCAATCGCGCCGGCGGCGAACCGCTGACCGCGTCGATCATGGGCCCCGGCCCGACGGCCTGACGACATGACCTCCGATGACGGCGACTCCCGTGGCCGGGTCGTCGTCGTCGGCTCGCTGAACGTCGACTCGACGAGCTACGTCGCAGCGTTCCCCGAGCCCGGCGAGACGATCCGCGCGCACGGCTTCCAGGTCGCACTCGGCGGCAAGGGTGCGAACCAGGCGGTCGCGGTGCACGTCGCCGGCGTGCCGGTCGAGTTCATCGCCTGCATCGGCGACGACGCGAACGGGGCGTTTGCGCAGGGAACGCTCGAACGCCTCGGGCTACCGGTCGATGCGCTCCGGCGGATCCCGGAAGCCCCGACCGGCGCCGCCCAGATCACGGTCGCCGACTCGGGCGAGAACACCGTGATCATCACCGGTGGTGCGAACCTCGCCCTCACCCCGGCCGTCGTCGACGCCGCCCGTGATCGGGTCGCCGCTGCGGCGGTCGTGCTCACGCAGGGCGAGCTCCCCGGGGCGACCATCGATCGCCTCGCGGAGGTCGCGATCGAGCTCGGCACGCGCTTCGTGCTGAACCTCGCGCCGCCGACGCCGGTCTCCGCGGCCACGCTCGGCGCCGCCGATCCGCTCGTGCTGAACGAGCACGAGGCTCGGGCGGTCGGCATCGGCACGGATGCCCCGGCCGGCGCGACCCTCGACGCGTGGCGGGTCGTCGCGGCATCCGCTGCCGGCGGCATCGCCCGCTCGGTGGTCGTGACGCTCGGCGCGGCCGGTGCCGTCGCCGCCGACACGACCGGCTCGTGGGTCACGGCAGCGCCGCGCGTGACGGCGGTCGACACGACCGGGGCCGGCGACGGGTTCACCGGAACGCTCGCGGCCTGCATCGCCGAGGGCCGTTCCCTGCCCGAGGCGCTCGGCATCGCCGTCGCGGCCGGTGCCCTCGCCGTGCAGACGCGCGGCACGGTCGACTCCTACGCCCCCCGCGCCGTCGTGCTCGCCGCGGCCGGCGTCGCCGGCTGAGCGGCCGCCCACGCCGAGTAACCCACCTCAGCCGGTTACCTCCGACCATCTGCCGACCCGACGAGAGAACGAGACCTGCATGCCCCTCCCCGTGATCATCGACTGCGACCCCGGACACGACGACGTCTTCGCGCTCTGGCTCGCCGCGGGGCATCCGACGCTCGAGCTCGTCGCCGTCACGACCGTCGGCGGCAACGTGCCGCTCGAGCACACGACGCGGAACGCCCGCATCGCGCTCTCGGTCGCGGGGGTGACCGACGTGCCGGTCGCGGCGGGCGCGGCCGGACCGCTCGTTCGCCCGCTGCAGACCGCCGAGTGGATCCACGGCGAGAACGGGCTCGGCGGGCCCGAACTGCCCGACCCGACCGTGCCGCTCGATCCACGTACCGCGACCGAGCTCATGGCCGACGTGCTCGAATCGTCGGCCGAGCCGGTCGCGATCGTCGCGACGGGACCGATCACCAACGTCGCGATCCTGCTGCGCGATCGGCCCGAGCTCGCCGGCCGAATCCGCGAGATCGTCTGGATGGGCGGCTCGACCGAGCGCGGCAACGCGACACCGTACGCCGAGTTCAACGCCCTCGTCGACCCCGAGGCGCTCGACCTCGTCGTGACGAGCGGCGTGCGGTTCACGATGGTGGGGCTGAACGTCACGCACCTGGCACTCGTCACGCCGGCCGTGCGCGAGCAGATCTCGTCGCTCGGCACGGGTACCGCGGCGTTCGGTGCCGAGCTCTTCGACTTCTTCTGCCGCACGAACGACGAGGTCTTCGGCATGCCCGACGGGCCGTTGCACGACCCCGTCGCCGTCGCGGTGCTCGCCGACCCCGGCTGCGTCGAGGTGCGGCGGGCCAGACTCGACGTCGAGCTCGCCGGCACCGAGACGGCCGGCGCGACGAGCGTCGACCTCGACGGCATGCTCGGGCGCGAGCCCAACGCGTGGGTCGCGGTCGGACTCGACGTCGAGCGGTTCTGGGCGGGCGTCGCGGCATCCGTCGCCCGACTCGCCTAGCGGGCGCGCCCCAGCCCGGTTCGAAATCGCCCGACCGGAACGCCCCGACCGCGCGTAGAGTGACGGATATCGGAGGGGGCGACATGGACGGAGCCGTCTGGATCGGGATCGTCGTCATCATCGTGGTCGCCGTGGCGTCGGTGCTCGCGATCGTGTTCCTTCGCATCACCGGCAAGCGGCTCGGTGCCGAGCCCGACGGCGAGGAGGCGAAGGCCGAGGCCGAGCGTCTCAAGGATCAGGGCCGTCGCGACGGCGGATGGATGGTCTGAGGTCTCGTCTGAGGCCCCGGGAAGGAGACGACCATGGACTGGACCTTCTGGCTGGGCATCGTCGTCATCGCCGTGCTGTGGGGTGTGACGCAGTGGGTGTTCTCGCTGCGGCGGCACTCCGAGAAGACGCGCGGCGCGAATCGCGAGGCCGCTGATGCGATGAACGACGTCGAGCGCGGCAAGGAGCAGGGCCGCTATTGGTCCGGCTTCGGCGACTGATCAGCCGTCAGCCGTCAGCTGCCGGCCGTTGCGCAGCACTCGCGAGGTGGATCGTCGCAGCTCCGGCGACGCAGACGAGCACGATGCCCGCGATGGTGAGCGGGTCGAGGAGCTGACCGAGCAGCAGCATGCCGATGATGGCGGCGAGGGCCGGGTCGAAGGAGAAGAGCACGGCGACCGTGCGGGCCGACGTCAGCCGCACCGCGAGCATGTCGCAGCCGAACGCGATCAGCACGCCGAGCACCGCGGCGACGCCGAGCGGTGCGAGATCGCCCGTCTCGACCGCGGGCAGTGCGGCGACGCCGAACGGAGCCGTGAGCACCGCCGCCACGACGACGGCGATCGTGAGGTCGTGCAGCGGGTTGGAACGCGGACGATCGGCGGGCGCGGTGCGCCCGATGCGCTCGGCGAGCAGGGTGTACGAGGCGAGCGAGACGCCCGCCACGCCGGCGGCGATCAGGCCGATCGGGTTCACCTCGGGCGTCGGGCGGGCGATGAGGGCGACTCCGCCGAGGCCGAGCAGTGGGAAGACCACGAGGCGAAGTCGCCGCACCCCGAGGGCGGCCAGGAGGAAGGGCCCGAGGAACTCGACGGTGATCGCGACCCCGAGCGGCACGAACTCGAGTGCGACGTGGAAGCACACGTTCATCGCCGCGATCGACGTGCCGTAGGCGAGGAGGGCGAGCCATTCGGCGCGAGTCCTGCCGGTCAGTCGCGGGCGGATGAGTACTGCGGCGAGCACCGCCGCGATCGCGAAGCGCAGCCCGCTCACGCCGAGCGGGCCCAGTCGATCGAACATGCCGTGCGAGATGACGGCCGACACCTGGACCGAGGTCGAGGCGATGAGGAGCACGCCGAAGCCGAGCAGCGCGCGACGGAGGGTCGTTCGGGAGGTTCGCATGATTCGAGCTGATTTCGTCGAGTAGGGTCAACGGGCCCGGGGTCACCGGGCGGTGCTCGCTGTGCAGGGGAAACCAGTCGCTCTCGGTGGAGAGCCGGACGCAACCCGTGCGACGCTACGGACCGGTTCGGGCCTCTGCCTCGGGGTCGGCCCGGGCGTCTGATCAGTGCGGGCACTGAGACGGCGAGGTTCGCGCCGAACCCGTGCGCCGCAGCCGGTTCAGGCGAGCGAGCGGATGACGCCGGCGAGCCGCGCGACGGCCTCGTCGACGAGCACGTCGGAGAGGTTGCCGTAGCCGATCACGAGCGCCTCGACGTTCGGCGTCGCGCCGGATGCGCGGTACCCGGTCAGGTCCGAGACGGCGATCTCCGCGTCAGCCGCCGCGCGTCGAACCGCGCCGGCGTCGATTCCGGGCGGCAGCTGCAGCACGGCGTGCATGCCGGCGGCGATGCCGGTGACGGCGAGGCCGGGGAGCTCGCGCTCCAACGCGGCCAGGAGGGCCGCGCGACGTCGACGGAACCGGCCACGAGCTGCACGCAGGTGCCGCTCGAGGTCGCCGGCGATGATGAACTCCGCGAGCGCGACCTGGTCGAGTGCCGACGGTCGCGCTCGATCGGCGAGCTGCACGCGTTCACGGAGCCCGTGCGGCATGACCGCCCAGCCCAGCCCGAACGCCTGGGCCATCGACTTCGACAGGGAGCCGACGAGCACGACGTGCTCGGGCGCGAGCCCCTGCAGTGCCGCGATCGGCCGGCGGTCGTAGCGGAACTCGGCGTCGTAATCGTCTTCGATCAGCACTCCGTCGACCTCGCGGGCCCACTGCGCGATCGCTTCACGCCGGGCGGGCGACAGCGCCGCGCCGAGCGGGAACTGGTGGGCCGGCGTGATGAGCGCCGCGCGTGCGCCGGTGCGCCGGGCGGCGTCGACGAGCGCGTCGACGTCGACCCCGGCGGCGTCGACTCGTACCGGCACCGGGGTGAGTCCCGTCGCGGCGGCGATCTCACGCAGCCGCGACCAACTCGGGTCCTCGACGAGGAGCGCCGTGTGGCCGGCCGAACGGAGACCCGCGGCGACCCCGGCCATGGCATCGGTCGCGCCGTGCGTGATCACGATGTCGTCGGGGGCGGCATTCACGCGACGCGATCGCGAGAGGTAGTCGGCGACGGCCGTGCGGGCGAGCGGATGCCCCAGCCGGTCGACCACGGTGAACTCGGCATCGGGGAGGCGGTCGAGCGCGCGTCGCACCGCGCCTGCCCACCTCGCTCGAGGCACGTGGCGCAGGTCGGGCACTCCCGGTCCCAGATCGAAGCGCGGCCGACGGTACTCCGCCCGAAGCGGCACGACGGCCGGCTCGCGGTCCACCGTTCGCACGTCGTGCGCCCCGGGCGCGAGCGGATGCCGCCGGCGCGCCGGCACCCGCGTACCGGACCCGACCTGCGCCTCGAGGAACCCCTCGGCGACGAGCTGCCCGTAGGTCTCGGTCACGACCCAGCGGGAGATCCCGAGCGCCTCGGCGAGCGCGCGGCTCGGCGGGAGGTCGGCGCCGGGCGGAATCCGTGCGGAGCGCACCGCATCGCGGATCGCCCGTTCGAGACGATCGCGGAGCGGCGCCGGGCCGGGGCCGAGGTCGAGCAGGGTCTCCCAGGCGAGAATCGGGCCTGATCGCAATTCCCGCCTCCGTTCTTCGCCGGTCGGGGGCTGCGCTGCCCGTCGCGAATTGGTCTGGTGAAGCATCCGCTGATTGGAGTGTAGTACCGAGCCGAATGGTTCGTACGCTCGATCCCGTCACCCCACCACGTCACGGAGGAACCATGCGATACCGCACGATCGGCAACGGCACGACGAGCTTCGACGTCTCGACGATCTGCCTCGGCACCATGCAGATGGGCACCAGGATCGACGAGGCCACCTCGTTCGCGATCCTCGACCGCTTCGTCGAGGCGGGCGGCACGTTCATCGACACCGCCAACAACTACAGCTTCTGGGACGACGGCCACGGCCGCGACAGCGAAGACGTGATCGGCCGCTGGCTCGCGAGCCGAGGCGGTCGCGACCGGCTGCGCATCGCCACGAAGCTCGGCGCGGCGAAGAAGGACCCGGCGCTGCCCCTCTCCAACACCGAGCCGACGAACTTCCAGGGCCTCGGTGCCGAGGTCATCGGCCGGGAGGCGCGCGAGAGCGCGAAGCACCTCGGAGTCGACCACCTCGACGTCGTCTACGGTCACGTCGACGACCTCGAGACGCCGCTCGCCGAGACCGTCGGCGCATTCGGCGCGCTGCAGGAGGAGGGGCTGATCGGCACCTCGGGCATCTCGAACGTCGCCGTGTGGCGCGTCGTCGAGGCGCGCGAGGAGGCGCTGCGCCAGGGCGTCGCACCCTATGGCCTCGTGCAGCAGCAGTACAGCTACGTCTACCCGCAGCCGAAGCTCGGCCGGCAGAACTTCGTGACGCCCGAGCTGCTCAGCTATGCTGCGTCGACCGGGGTCGACGGGCGCCCGCCGCTCGCGGTCACCGCCTACTCGCCGCTGCACCAGGGGGCGTTGACGCGAAGCGACAAGCCGCTCTGGGGCGGAGTGAACCACCCGACGACCGTCGCGCGCATCCAGCTGCTGCACGACGTCGCCCGCGAGGTCGGCGCGACCCCGAACCAGGTCGCCCTCGCCTGGCTGCTCGGCCGCGAGGTGCCCGTGATCCCCGTCGCAGGTCCGTCGAGCGTCGCGCAGCTCGAGGAGGTGCTCGGCGCCGCCGAACTCGACCTCGATCCCGAGGTGCGCGAACGGCTCGACGCCGAACCCGAGGAGCGGCCCGCGGCGGAGCGGCCCGCGGCGGAGCGCGATGCGGCCTAGTCGGCGTCGGGTCGCGGCTCGGTGCTGATGGCGTCGAGGAGGGCGTCGACGGAGTCGAACTCGACGGACTCGACTCCGTCGTCGTCCTCGTCCTCGTCCTCGTCTGCATCGGCCTCTGCGACGCTCAGGTCGTCGATCGCGAGCTGCTCGTCGAGCTGGCAGTACACGACCATGTCGGGGTACTGGCTCGG
The DNA window shown above is from Agromyces cerinus and carries:
- a CDS encoding ribokinase codes for the protein MTSDDGDSRGRVVVVGSLNVDSTSYVAAFPEPGETIRAHGFQVALGGKGANQAVAVHVAGVPVEFIACIGDDANGAFAQGTLERLGLPVDALRRIPEAPTGAAQITVADSGENTVIITGGANLALTPAVVDAARDRVAAAAVVLTQGELPGATIDRLAEVAIELGTRFVLNLAPPTPVSAATLGAADPLVLNEHEARAVGIGTDAPAGATLDAWRVVAASAAGGIARSVVVTLGAAGAVAADTTGSWVTAAPRVTAVDTTGAGDGFTGTLAACIAEGRSLPEALGIAVAAGALAVQTRGTVDSYAPRAVVLAAAGVAG
- a CDS encoding nucleoside hydrolase, producing MPLPVIIDCDPGHDDVFALWLAAGHPTLELVAVTTVGGNVPLEHTTRNARIALSVAGVTDVPVAAGAAGPLVRPLQTAEWIHGENGLGGPELPDPTVPLDPRTATELMADVLESSAEPVAIVATGPITNVAILLRDRPELAGRIREIVWMGGSTERGNATPYAEFNALVDPEALDLVVTSGVRFTMVGLNVTHLALVTPAVREQISSLGTGTAAFGAELFDFFCRTNDEVFGMPDGPLHDPVAVAVLADPGCVEVRRARLDVELAGTETAGATSVDLDGMLGREPNAWVAVGLDVERFWAGVAASVARLA
- a CDS encoding EamA family transporter; its protein translation is MRTSRTTLRRALLGFGVLLIASTSVQVSAVISHGMFDRLGPLGVSGLRFAIAAVLAAVLIRPRLTGRTRAEWLALLAYGTSIAAMNVCFHVALEFVPLGVAITVEFLGPFLLAALGVRRLRLVVFPLLGLGGVALIARPTPEVNPIGLIAAGVAGVSLASYTLLAERIGRTAPADRPRSNPLHDLTIAVVVAAVLTAPFGVAALPAVETGDLAPLGVAAVLGVLIAFGCDMLAVRLTSARTVAVLFSFDPALAAIIGMLLLGQLLDPLTIAGIVLVCVAGAATIHLASAAQRPAADG
- the pdxR gene encoding MocR-like pyridoxine biosynthesis transcription factor PdxR; translated protein: MRSGPILAWETLLDLGPGPAPLRDRLERAIRDAVRSARIPPGADLPPSRALAEALGISRWVVTETYGQLVAEGFLEAQVGSGTRVPARRRHPLAPGAHDVRTVDREPAVVPLRAEYRRPRFDLGPGVPDLRHVPRARWAGAVRRALDRLPDAEFTVVDRLGHPLARTAVADYLSRSRRVNAAPDDIVITHGATDAMAGVAAGLRSAGHTALLVEDPSWSRLREIAAATGLTPVPVRVDAAGVDVDALVDAARRTGARAALITPAHQFPLGAALSPARREAIAQWAREVDGVLIEDDYDAEFRYDRRPIAALQGLAPEHVVLVGSLSKSMAQAFGLGWAVMPHGLRERVQLADRARPSALDQVALAEFIIAGDLERHLRAARGRFRRRRAALLAALERELPGLAVTGIAAGMHAVLQLPPGIDAGAVRRAAADAEIAVSDLTGYRASGATPNVEALVIGYGNLSDVLVDEAVARLAGVIRSLA
- a CDS encoding aldo/keto reductase codes for the protein MRYRTIGNGTTSFDVSTICLGTMQMGTRIDEATSFAILDRFVEAGGTFIDTANNYSFWDDGHGRDSEDVIGRWLASRGGRDRLRIATKLGAAKKDPALPLSNTEPTNFQGLGAEVIGREARESAKHLGVDHLDVVYGHVDDLETPLAETVGAFGALQEEGLIGTSGISNVAVWRVVEAREEALRQGVAPYGLVQQQYSYVYPQPKLGRQNFVTPELLSYAASTGVDGRPPLAVTAYSPLHQGALTRSDKPLWGGVNHPTTVARIQLLHDVAREVGATPNQVALAWLLGREVPVIPVAGPSSVAQLEEVLGAAELDLDPEVRERLDAEPEERPAAERPAAERDAA